The stretch of DNA GTCTAATTAAGTGCCTACACTGTAAAGTGGATCAACTCGTGCATTGTCTCCGATTCTCAGCTactttatctattttttttttatttcagaaaaacagagagaaatgGGGCTGACGTGTAAAGAGAGGGCCATGCCAAGTTCCTACCAGAATCCCCAGCCCCTCATAAAGAAACCAGAGTAAATATTGACACGTTCGTAAAATGTTCACATGAACAAATGTACGCATTCCATACTATACTACAACCGTTTGGCTTTCTTCTGGTATTTAGTGGAGCAGTCCTGTATATGGGGAACCAGGACAGACTGAGAGAGCGGCCACAGAGGAGGTCACTGCAGCTACTACCTTCTCGTACTGGCCAAGGGCTGCCTGAGATGGAGCCCCCCAGCCGTACCCACAAGCCCTGCCTTGCGGTGGAGGAGGTAGGCTACACAGAACCTGGCCCCTAAAATGAAGATCGTGGAACGTATGAATGGAAGCTATATCATGTACTTATCTTATATTTTAGGCACTGAAGGAAAGTGATCGAGAACACTACAGGAAGCTAGTAGAGATGGTGTCCGAAAAATATTCTAAGAATAAACCACTACCGTTTGGACGGGTGAAGCCACCAAAGTAGGAACTTAATGATTCATACGtttcttatttttgtctttgtctgctTTTTGCACccttataataaaaataaaataaatattagtgTTTCTGAGGTGGTCTAGTTCTTGATGGACTGCACTAACGTAGAGGCATGGTTCTTATTTTAGCACAACTTTTCCCCTGGATGGTCACAAATCCTTTAACCGTACTACTGAAATCAGCAAACCTGCTCAATTCAGAGGTAAGTTCAGCTGTTCAGCTGAGACGGTCCATCCTGTCTCTTATTCTCTTTGACTGACATGCTTTTTTTTATGGAACtgaaagtgtttgtttttttgttcgtATTTTTTTGTAGTCCTCAGTGATTTCATTTCCTTCCGGATGGGtcatgtatttgttttttactcttttttttttttttttttttaaactttatgAATTTgtgaaatgaaaatgtaatgaaCCTGATCTTGGAACTTTTCTTTGCCCTTAACTTGGAGAGCCAGTGTCTCTTTGATCATTTGGGCACAGTTGTTGTAAATGTGTGCAAAGATTCGGTTTATATACTCTCCCTCATCCTGTGGTAATTTTGTTGCCATCCAGATGTGAACGTTTAATTACTGAGGAGTTGCGTAACATTTTATTAGCTTCTTCATGGATACCTGGGAGTTGGCTTATAATGCCTTTTAATGTtgcttctgcttctctgcagtCAACCCcaatgtgtctgtgtggagggattcagcttctttaaatcGCACAAAGGATAGGTAATTCGCTTTTCGCTACCCTTTTCCAGTATTTATCCACTAGccttatacttttttttttttttttttttttttttttttttttttttcagtctttcagtcttttctgattttttttaaccaatctTCTGCTGCAGATTGGTTGATGTCACTTGCAGTGCACGTGTCAGCGATGCAAAGGACAAGAAACCAGATGACCAGTCTTCCAAAAAGACTGTGGTAAGAATTTGTGTGCTTTAGGTTGATTTGTGAATATAGTGTGCTGTTTCTGCAAGAAATATTCATCCACAAGGATTTTCACATTGATGCATTGGCTTttatttctcctctttctctatGTATCTCACTTTCCTACTCAAGCCAGTAGATGTGGATTTGTCTGTTGAGGTAGAGACTAGGCTGAATCTGAAAGAAAGAGGAACAGTTATCGTGTCCCAGGCAGCTGCGCAGACTCGACCTGAACCTCTCCCTGATACAGGAAGGCGCTGTGAAGAGGAGTTCCCCCGACTCACTAAGGTGAGGCATTCTGTGACAGTTCTGTCCTCTTCTACTTTGCTTTTACATGTGGGCAAAAATTAacatatgtatttgtatttatgtattttaggAAATGCATCATGAGGTAAGTGCTGCTCTTGCACAGAAGGATCCAAACCTTGTCCTGAGCAGTGCTTTTAAACTCCGCATCACACAGCGAGATCTGGCAACGCTGCAGGAGGGCAGTTGGCTCAATGATGAGGTACAACCAAAGTGTCCATAGTAGCAAGATCTTGATTTGAACACCCTTtgatatagtgtgtgtgtatgtgtgtgtgtatatatatatatatatatatatatatatatatatatattcctaattccttccccctctctccctctctataaGGTGATCAACTTCTACCTTAACCTGGTGATGGCACGCAGTGAACAGAATGCAGGCTCCCTAAAAGTCTACTGCTTTAGTACGTTTTTCTTCCCCAAGCTCCATGGGGGTGGTCACGCTGCTGTCCGTCGCTGGACAAAGGCTGTCGAACTCTTCCTGTATGACCTCATCCTCATACCCCTTCACCTGGGCGTCCACTGGTCTCTCGTAGTGAGTCAAGCACTGAAATATCACATCATGGTGTCATGGAATGTATTTGTAACTACTATTGTAATTGTTATTTTTCCCAACTAAGCTAAGTAAGCAAAATCTTACTATTGCTACTAGTTCAGCTAGTTGAAGAGATTGTAAAACTGGCCTGCTAGGGATTGCTTTCAGTCGAGCACTGATACCCGCTTGCTTTTGAATTCCCCCTTTTTCAGATAAGGCCTCAGCTAAAGTCACAGTCACGAGGCCTTGTCGCAGTTTTAGGGTTttagaattggcctgttttaggtaaacacagttttccattctagatTTGTTTCAGAGGCACTGTGTGGTGTAAGTTTGACATTAAAAAGCCCCTGGTTCTTTCTGTCTCCTGTAGGCGGTTGACTTCAGAACTAAATCCGTGAGGTCATATGACTCCATGGGCCAAAGGCATGATGACATCTGTAACTTGATACTGTGAGTCGGCAGGATGTGATTCTGTGGGGACAAACAGTCCATCTTTCTGGCAGAGGTTACTAGAATCACACACCTCGCTAACTGTTTCATGCTCAACTTTTTCCATAGGATGTATCTGAAGGAAGAGTACATGGTCAAGAAAGGCAAAGATCTGGAAGAGttgaagtggacagtgagcagcTTGCGAGCCACTGTAAGCATGAGCATAAACCTGGACAGACCTAAAATTAGTTCACATACAATCTTGTAATGATAGTTTCAAATCAGGGTGTCTGTACAATTTTCTTATCTTTTCAGGAGATTCCCCAGCAAAGGAATGGGAGCGactgtggtgtgtttgtatgCAAGTACGCAGACTACATTGCCCGTGGATGGCCCTTTACCTTCAGACAGGTAATGCCcgctgtttattattattatttttttttctaaatgtccGTCATTTTATACTTCCTCTTGAGACTGAAGGCAGTTGTGCGGTAATGGCACCATTTTTTTTCCACTTTCTGGAAAAAGACCGCAAACAGGAATAGTAGATGACTCGGCTTGAAATTTACACTAAGCCAGTCTTCTTAAGTCATGCTCATGTCTATTACCACAAATGTTACAAGTCCCCCCCcttttgttctgattggctgccttgtattgcaccttattaaaaaaaaaaacagttcatgCTGGTATGTTCATTGTAACTTTAAGGTGGCTGGTTATGCTTAACTTCTTTAAGCTGAATAAGCAAATGTATGTAAGTGCGTCGCTTTTTCGGACATAACCCAAAACTGTGGATTCAGAGGGGTTGTTTTTTCAGCTTATAGCAACCAAATGGACAAAGGACTGTATGatgcattttaaaatgattacCATGTTTGCATACAACATGCTGTTTGAAAAAAGTGAGGAAAGTTTGGTCCATGATTTGGAACCTTTTGAGGTTCTAGTTTTTTTTATACTGCATGTTCTTAATCCTGTCTCTTACTCTCTGTAGTGTCACATGCCCTATTTCCGGAAGGCGATGATCTGGGAGATTCTGAAGCAGAGGCTGCTGCAGTAGGACGACATTGAACTGTCTGAACCTGACCAAAGCCCAGGACCACAACACATGTTCATACTCCATGTTTATCTACAGAGATTTAGAACAGATGCCTGCTTCCATTCTAGTATCTGTCTCTCCAGTCTTACTCTTTCCAATCAGTCTGACAACTCCGTGTTGTTTCCTTTTCTACCCGTTACTGGATCTGTCTGCTGAGAGTGCTGATGGATTAGGCAAGACAGTAAGGCACCAGACTGGATCATGTAGtggagtttttgtttttttgtttgttttttttgtttgttttttgaaggCAGCTTTGTTCATAAAGCTCCTCATCATTCCTTGCATTATCACCCCTAGGGGTCAGTCTGCATAGATGCAGGGCCCTGTCCGGTTGACTCCCTTGATTTTCGGCAGGAGCTCATGTTGGAGGATGTGAATGCACACTGAGGGAGTGTGAGATGATCCTGTTTAGCATTGTGTAGAGGTGCTGAAATTGCagacttgtttgttttttcagtgtgACCGGCTGTGTAAACTGATCCTAGCAGTGGATGTACAGTATTCTTACACATCCTAACACAAGTTAAGAGGAAAAACGTTAACCTATTTATTAGTGTGAGTCTTAATTCAGCTGGGTGTGAAACACACTTTGGACTGTTATTCGCTGACAGCAATCGTAAGCAATGGCAGAAGTGAATGTAAATGAGAACCGAGGTACTTGAGCTGTGTATTGCAGTGTAAAGCAACAGTATTTATTCAGCGGACTGGTTTCGTCCTTGTGCGTAAATGCATCGACCCAGCCCAAAGTGCCTTGATACAACATTGTGCTTCTCCTGTTCTCTTTAAGTTTCAGTACTAATTACAACCTGGTTTAAGTGTTAAGGTTTGAAACACTGCTTCAATGGAACtggagacgtgtgtgtgtgtgtgtgtgtgtgtgtgtgtgtgtgtgtgtgtgtgtgtgtgtgcgcgcgtgtgtgcgcgtgcattACATGATGGGTGTGTTTGATGGGTCTGGACTCTCGacaataaaggtgctttgaatggttctttaatgTGATGCTGTacaagaaccacctttggtccCATAAGCTTCTTTagatctttattttatttatttttttgggaaggttcttcacacattcaGCATCTGTTATAAAAAGTGTTACTtttatggcatcgcttaaagGGCCAtctaaagcacctttattgtgAAGAGCATGTGATTAATCAGAGGGATTCTTCTATCTTTCATATGTGTTCCTCTTTTGTGTTTTCTGGATTTGTCTTTGATGAAACTGGAAGCAGAGAACAATAACGGATGCCAAATGCACATTTTGTGACGCGTGAAA from Salminus brasiliensis chromosome 7, fSalBra1.hap2, whole genome shotgun sequence encodes:
- the senp2 gene encoding sentrin-specific protease 2; amino-acid sequence: MYEWIVDGLSSLFVPFSGGSLAVWPTDSNGDGKAPRRTTSETQRQQQEHYRPAKRHYQSVDSPDGLSEHLEIKRPRRDVIVRVVKKTFAGIAGLFRLRQHKTCHYGNDKEYKRTQVGHVALMGIDEIHSNSLNKWTINGDVKMEKQREMGLTCKERAMPSSYQNPQPLIKKPDGAVLYMGNQDRLRERPQRRSLQLLPSRTGQGLPEMEPPSRTHKPCLAVEEALKESDREHYRKLVEMVSEKYSKNKPLPFGRVKPPNTTFPLDGHKSFNRTTEISKPAQFRVNPNVSVWRDSASLNRTKDRLVDVTCSARVSDAKDKKPDDQSSKKTVPVDVDLSVEVETRLNLKERGTVIVSQAAAQTRPEPLPDTGRRCEEEFPRLTKEMHHEVSAALAQKDPNLVLSSAFKLRITQRDLATLQEGSWLNDEVINFYLNLVMARSEQNAGSLKVYCFSTFFFPKLHGGGHAAVRRWTKAVELFLYDLILIPLHLGVHWSLVAVDFRTKSVRSYDSMGQRHDDICNLILMYLKEEYMVKKGKDLEELKWTVSSLRATEIPQQRNGSDCGVFVCKYADYIARGWPFTFRQCHMPYFRKAMIWEILKQRLLQ